The Nomia melanderi isolate GNS246 chromosome 3, iyNomMela1, whole genome shotgun sequence genomic interval TGAGGAACCATCGTCGACTAGTGAATAAGTCCTTTTAGGTTGTTAAGTTCGAAAcgagaggaaagaaaaagaaagcgcGGGAAAACGATCGATCGCCGGCGACGCGTGATTTCCGGTAGGATTAAGATATTCTTAATCGACGAAGCGTTCTCGGCCTCGCAGCAAGTTTGTTAATTAAGCAACGGCGACGCTGGTGAGCCGTTATTCGCGTGTCCAGTGAAACGCGACCATTTCCATCAGCGAGTAGatatattgataatttatcAGCGGTCGCTGTCCTCTCGAACAATTTCCACTGGAATTAAAGCCGATCCTTTATCGATACCACATTTTATTTGCCAGGAAAGCCTCTTAATGGCTTCTTAAACGTCCGTGTTACATTAACATGTTGTTGACCGATTCTGCCTTTggttatttacataattagcgTATCGAATTCTTAAATTTAACTCTATAAGCGCTACGCGTCGCTACAGTGGTTCTCAAGTTACATTGTCGTTGAATCATCATACGTGTGCTTCTCTTCTTCCTGTTTCTTTCACACGAAAGTAAACGAAAATGTTGTAATTTATTCAACTgctactttttatttattggcATAGGATGATTGCGATGTATCGATACAGTtgattattagtaattaaaaagttaagtatttaattttctggTTCCGTAGCGGAAAGGATAAATCACACATTATACAATACAATGAGTAACATAGCAATAGCAGTTTAtgctttataaataaatattttatattgttatgatACTCATGgtcggtcaacaatgcgttaaaacGAAGTacaatcatttttctttaaatagtaatcgtaaatgaaattgttatgttATGTTTCTTAAGTGAACTAATTGGTCCACGATAGCAGTTTCTATCGCCATTGGATAATCGATGAAAAGAATCCTTGATTGTTAATCGTTGAGTTTTCAAAGACTATCGGAACAACTGTCGCGAGGTGTAACAATGTTGAAGCGTTAAGTATCGACCACATTGAACAGTTGAAGCGTTGATATGTTGAAACTGAGTCGCGAGGACAGTGGTCCGCTTTTCTCGCTTGAACATAACCTCGAAACACAGGCGAGGCCGCGGCTGCACGGAACCGTGGCGGAATGAGAGAACCAAAACGCAGAGACCTTCCCCTACGATACGTGATTCCTAATCAAAAAATCCTGCCATACCGTGTCTTCCAAGACAGAGACTACGAATAAGCGAATTAGTTTAGTATTTACGTGCGGGTCGTGCTCCGATTATCCACCGTGCAGGCGCCATTTTGTCGACGACGATGCCTGTGTccattttcttttgaaaaacaATCGTTTTTTAAAACGTGTCGCATAACCTTTTAACTTCTATCGGCTAAACTGTATGGctcatattaaatataatataataatgagaTCTATTAATGAGATTGACGTATTTTGAAcagaatatttctgaaaaatatattaaaaaattatcgaCGAACAAGAATTTGCAAGGATTTAGGCATCGCTATTCGCAAAGTCGTTAAAAACGTCCGAGAAAGAATACTGTAACAAACATCACCGTCAGGATTATGCAATGTTTCATTGCCATTACCGGGTTGCGGCTTCtcttttaaatcgaattttgtgtattttacaatGTGACGTCACGTTGAGAACATGGAAACACGTTGCCCGCGAGAAGACCAAGGGCGTGTCGAGGTTCACGGTAACAGACGATTTTATATGGGATACGATGTACTGGTACATTtgggaaacataaaaatatgttttaaggAAACGTGTTGATACGTTCAATTGTGCTTTTAAGGTAGAAAGAATAAACGCAGGAACGTAAGAAACGTAACGAATTATCGATAAAtggtgttttattgaaaaatgacgAAGTTATTCGTCGACGAATCGAGAGTTCAGACTTTTATCGTTCTTGAATCTTGCATATCTGGAAGAACGTAGTATTATGTGGTAAAATTGAAAACCTTTCGCGCCAAAGGGAATATTAACACGCGAAGGTACTCGAATTTTATTCATGTTCGAACGTGCTGTTGCGTCTGTACTTAAAATCCTCGGGGAAACAGGTGATAGTTCTTAGAGATTCTACGATGTTCCAAATAGAACAGGAAGAATGCGAGACATGTGGTACGAATGTATTTTAACGTACAGCCTGATAATGGATAGCATCGAGAAGGTACTTTCTCGCTTGGAACGACGGGACGTAAATTGGAAATTCGAAAGGACACGTGTGCGATAACGGAGCGCGACCCGATATCCTGTATCCCATACTAAGTTGTCGTTTCACCCTGTAAAAGGAGGGTGGGAATCGAGGCACCGAGTGAAGCCTGATCGCGTGAAATCGAGAATACTAGCGAGTGCATCTGTCTCTGAACGATCCACACCGCTAGGGAATTCCTAGTGACTCCTAGGGGAGCTATTCGTGTGGCAAAAGGAAAGTGGATGAATCCAGGAAAGGAAAGATTGATCGATTAGaaggagaaataaaatttcattcgagcaATGGATGAAAGATAAGAATgacaaataacatttttaaaacgttAGGGAAAGACCCTAAAGATGACGAAAAGGAATTGCACAATAACTTCGAAATATGATCGACATTTTATGGATGGCTAGAACAAAAGGACAGTATCGGTAGTTTCATCTCAATTTATTTTCTGAAGTTGTAAATGGGTATTGGATAACAATattgatgtttcttttttaaaattttacagtttactAGAACAGTATTGgtagtttcattttattaactcCTTTTCTGAAGTTATCTACCTTGTTTTGATACAAACAGTGTCAATGATCATTGAGAGACAGTGCGCTCAACACGCAGGGAACAGAATTTCATTTACCCTTGGACGGTTTTCCGTGAAATAAAGCACACGCACACGTAAAACGTTTTGCATTTTGTAACATAGAGTTCTAGGGACTGAAACTGAACCGAATCGAGATCGGCGATCGGCCATGAAAAGTCGACGACATTAAAGAATTTCGTTATTGGACACCGGAGATCGGTTGATTTCATTGTACAGAGTGTGGATAAACGGTTCGAACATCGCGTTAAGATTGGATAATtcgtttgtaattaaatttcgaatgtGCAACACACATATCCAAATAGCTCGTCGATTATACGCGcgaatgaatgaaaatgttccCGACTGTGCTGGACGCCATGTTTAAATTTGAAACGACGAAAAAATGCCTGAAAAGTTCTTGGCACGAAGAAtggaaattgtatataatacacGATTAACACTTCGATTAAATTTAACAGGGAAATCAGAGACGAATGATATTGCTTTGAATGCATCACGTAAGAATGCCCATGATATTTTAGTTCCAgtgatataaattataattcgcCCGTTACACGTGATTATTTTCCGCTGAAAATCGTTCGACTCATTCGATCCATCGCCACGGCCTTCACCGCGCCCGCCGCACCTAATTATACAAATGTACATACTTACATTGCACTAATTTAGTATTGCCGCTGAGTATTACAACTAGTCACATAAGCCAAAAGTTTGTTACTCTCGcaaagttttcttttttctcagtTTTGTAATAAAGGAGGATGACTAAAAACGCTCTGAGTTTTACTCATTAccttacatttatttattgtcgcCTTTGTGGAAAATAAAACGTTAAGAAATCTGTATTATTGGAGATGAACTAAATCGAAAAACTTAGTACTAGAACAATACGTCTAGCGGATTGATTATCAGTTGTATCTTCATCAATATTTCTATTCAAGGAAGTTTTTAGTATTTCAAAATGTATACCGTTGGAATGTTATAATTTTGAACTTGCTTAATTTCTTCACCTGCTTTTTTATATCTCGCTCGTATTGTCAAGGGAAAGTGTCATTCGTATTGATTCCAGcttatgatataaaattaatttaagtcACATATTACGCCATCTAGTAATTAATGTTTGAAACGTGTTAGTAGAACTTGTAGTTAGTAGATGACGCCACCGTGCAGTTTAGCGCTCTTTTTGATACAGCATTATTACTGAAATGAACCATTAGCATGTCTTATCACATAATTActgtaaattaagaaattgaCTAATTATAAGCTTCAGAAAATCAactttgaaagaaataaaagtaccCGATGAAGTCTGAagtattgtttaatttgtttaattttagcAACTGAATATTCCTATCAATTACTTTATAACAAGTATCATCGATAAAAATAGTAGTTATAATTTTACTGATGCCCtgtctacatatatatatatacttatcaAGTATTCGATAATGTACACAGCCTTTTCACATTGCCAATTGAAAATATGCTGGtaagataattattaacatatcgCAGAAAATTTCATCAATTAGAGAAAAGATACTAATTGTTCTCAatatgatttaatttatattgacgtcgaattattcgaatgaaCCTGTCAAGGACGAGAATGCGAAATCAACGATACCGCGAAAAACACAATTCATGTATTTATGCAACAGCTGAATTATAAAACCACACAGTAAGGGTTTCACGCTCTTATCCGCGCTTTCGCAGTCTTGGACCTGTGAACAACGGAAACACGGCGATGTGTTTAGTCTTAAGCAATCGCCGAACGGCACTTGATGTAATGCCTTCCTGCAAATTGAAGAATCGTACGTCAGCGTGAGTGACCGACgcaaaataaaactgaatcaTTGCAAAATCGTATCGTGCGTCGCAAACAGAACCGAAATATATACTGCACTTATGTTTTCTCTTGCTCTACTTTATCAGATCGTGTTTTTCCTCGGTTTATACGCAACTATCATGAGTTTGGTTTAATTAGTAGCGTGATAACAGGCGAAGTGCAAGTGATCATTACGTCGAAGAACGCGATCCTTCGGTAAGAGAAGACGGATTATACTAATCtacaacattttaatttttcttttcccgcGAAAAAATTAATCGGTGACTTTAATCGTACTTTTTTATGCTGAACTCAAACATGCGATTCGTTTTCCCTTGTGAATTTTTGAGAAATTCAGGCTTgaagataaaattgaaattctaagTTTTATCACTGAAAGTATGTTGTACTTTCATTACGAATGTCAAACAAACtttttttcatgaaatattgcTTACTTGCTCATTCTAAATGTAATAACATTTCGAATAAGTCAAACCGTTCCTATCCCCAGTAATGTGCAATGTCAACAGACATTTTTCCTTGAAATAATGTAGACTTAGGCCATCGGCTTGTCAGGTTATCTTCGTTACCTTAATGGActttcattttacatatttatgtaacatAACATTCCtgcattatttacatatttatcctttacattatttatatgttttcatgCTGTGCAAGCATGTACCGCTGAACCAGGAAAGTATTGCAGATAAAGTAACGTAATCAGCAATCTTTGGTCGATCATAAGAAATAATGATTCGATGCTTAATAAATTTAGTACTCATATTTATAACGATCAATGAAGCTTTAGCTGTCAAAGTCTGCAATTCATCTGTAATAAACAATGGtaagtttcttcttcttttttttcagttataggattctttaaaaatttttctaatgTGTAGATGGTTAATAATATGAATCTAGTATCTGGTGATAATTTGACTTCTGAACCAACTACCAACAAaagataattacattttaactCTATATCACgacaattgtatttaataaaatcattcacAGGGCAGTCACGTATAGGCATCTTCATTTCTCCGATAGTCTCCGAATTACCTATCCACGAGATTGAAATTTATTGGAACAACATGAAACCCTATGAGAAAATCGTGCTCTTAGACACCAGTCGTTTAGACAGTCCTATTGTACTTTATAATGTGTCATCGAATGGACCGAGTGGTTTCGAAAGGACTGGGGTCCAAGCGAAATTTGTGCCAAGCTCACACCTCTCGTTCACGCAGCGTTGCACCGGTAGGTGACGATCGAATTTATTTGTCGTTGTTTTGTACATTTGCACAGAATATTACCAAATAAATGCCACAGTACGCGTGCAGCTAGATTCTTATTTTActgataatttctcagagttTCAGTGGAAAAAATAGTAACAacgtaaattacatattattcttctgttattaataattataccttAAAACAAACGTGGACGCAGAATATATCTAAAATCTTCCTCCTTTTcttaataaactatttattatcgttataatgttaacgacaaagtagttgtatcgaccatagttgaaaaataaatcatacaaggaattaattataatcattagGGTATACGTTTTCTTGGGAAGATCATCTTGCTGATGAATTATGAAAACATTCTTTTTCCCGTAGGATATAGTGTGGCATTATTGACTGCAACCAGCGATTTGAAAGAAGTGAACTGTCTCAAGACGCAGCCGACGTGGATGAAGGAAAGACAGAACATCTTGGGTCCTCGCAGGATCAGCGAGATTTTCCTTCCGGGAACTCACGACTCTGCAAGCTACGCGGAAGATGATACCGGGAACTTTATCACAAACAACGCTGTGACACAGGTATCGTATAAAATCCAAATCTTATATAATCATTGAGCTGtggatgtttaaaaaaattcagaTTTTCAGAGATTAATTTTTTGATCATTTCTTATAATTCTCTAAATAACAATCAATTTACTGTATTCCAATAAATCCCAAAATCTTTTGGTCATCGTTAGCTGTCTATTATGACGAATCTATAGGATACAGACATTCTCGGTCAATTAATCCACGGTGTACGATTCTTGGACATCAGAGTTGGCCATTACCCTTTGTCAAGCGAGATTTGGTGGACGAATCATGGGCCGCTGTATCGGTCAGTGCCCCTGAAGACAGTTATCGATCAGGTGAAGCAGTTCCTCAACAACACCGAAGAAATTGTGATAATGGACTTCCACGAGTTCCCAGTTGGTAATCGCTTGAATCCCACATTGTATGATACATTGATCAGATGTCAGCATatctttattcaaaataaaaatttccaaaaatatataaacataaagaaatgaaggtttaataaaaatcaatttcctcTCTTGAGGCTCTTAAAAAGTAGCAAATAAAATAGTGACATTCGTAAAGCCTTAcacatatttctttattttttattctgtacGCTCGCATTTGCCAGAAATGCATCGACCGCGATAGacatattatcaaaatattatgaactatatgatataaaaataatgaataacgtAAGAAGTATGATGCCacgtaattaacaattaattctaataccattcgtCGTTGCTACGGGAGGATGagtaacactatatgaaacaatcaaAATTCTCATGGAAATCAACATGTTGATTGCACACTGTCTTCTTTCATTGTATTCAAGATCTCTCATTGTCAGGGTTCAACGATATAGCGATTCATCGTAAACTGGTGTCGTATCTCGAGGACAAGTTCCAGGATTATTTCCTGGCGAACAGTCACGGATGGTTCGCCACGTTGAATGATATTTGGTCTTCCGGAAAAAGATTGATAATCGGATACAGGCACACGCGGATTGTTCAGGAACGCGATAGCGTGTGGCCTTGCGTGCAACATCAATGGGGCAACGTCAGGAACGTCAAGGACTTGTACAGGCATCTAAATCAAATTGAAAGCAGCGACAGGTAGCTAACCTTGGTGAACAATGTTAATTTAAACGTGCGATCGAAGAGTCGAATAAGATATGACAATTGGTAATTCTTTGTCTGTATCAGCGATTCCAGAGTAAGGCCAAGAGCAGCGATGGCAGAGCTGACTGCGAACGTCATAGATGTCCTTTACAATCGCCTCGGTAGCATCCGCGACATGGCCCACAGAGTAAACGCTAATGTCACCAACTGGTACAGCAGTATTTGGCAGTATTCCGCCAATATCGTGGCGGTGGATTTTGTAAGAGGAACGGGGATCGTCGAGGCAGCCATCAAGGCTAACGAGAATCGTCACTTCCACTGTCGATATTAGTTACCTTTCGAATGTAGTTCCTTTTCCTCCACAGAAGGGTAATCTTTTCACAAATCGATTGATATGTTGACCctttgctttataataacgtgccagactcacggtgaagattttaattcGACAAGCCTAAGAATtaaacaattcttttgaattaaaattaaatattattcttttattaattaatcgttaattCTTGTTTCGTAGaatttatctcttttttttttaataaattattaacgtcaaACCAGTTGTATCCACCATAGTGGAGAAACGAatcatatggcaaggggttaatcttgaacgttttatatatcacttattctttcgtaagaAAGATGAATAgcagcaattattaattacttggtATCAACGTCGATCGTCTTACATATTGT includes:
- the LOC116429906 gene encoding uncharacterized protein LOC116429906 isoform X2, encoding MIRCLINLVLIFITINEALAVKVCNSSVINNGQSRIGIFISPIVSELPIHEIEIYWNNMKPYEKIVLLDTSRLDSPIVLYNVSSNGPSGFERTGVQAKFVPSSHLSFTQRCTGYSVALLTATSDLKEVNCLKTQPTWMKERQNILGPRRISEIFLPGTHDSASYAEDDTGNFITNNAVTQSWPLPFVKRDLVDESWAAVSVSAPEDSYRSGEAVPQQHRRNCDNGLPRVPRFNDIAIHRKLVSYLEDKFQDYFLANSHGWFATLNDIWSSGKRLIIGYRHTRIVQERDSVWPCVQHQWGNVRNVKDLYRHLNQIESSDSDSRVRPRAAMAELTANVIDVLYNRLGSIRDMAHRVNANVTNWYSSIWQYSANIVAVDFVRGTGIVEAAIKANENRHFHCRY
- the LOC116429906 gene encoding PI-PLC X domain-containing protein 1 isoform X1; translated protein: MIRCLINLVLIFITINEALAVKVCNSSVINNGQSRIGIFISPIVSELPIHEIEIYWNNMKPYEKIVLLDTSRLDSPIVLYNVSSNGPSGFERTGVQAKFVPSSHLSFTQRCTGYSVALLTATSDLKEVNCLKTQPTWMKERQNILGPRRISEIFLPGTHDSASYAEDDTGNFITNNAVTQDTDILGQLIHGVRFLDIRVGHYPLSSEIWWTNHGPLYRSVPLKTVIDQVKQFLNNTEEIVIMDFHEFPVGFNDIAIHRKLVSYLEDKFQDYFLANSHGWFATLNDIWSSGKRLIIGYRHTRIVQERDSVWPCVQHQWGNVRNVKDLYRHLNQIESSDSDSRVRPRAAMAELTANVIDVLYNRLGSIRDMAHRVNANVTNWYSSIWQYSANIVAVDFVRGTGIVEAAIKANENRHFHCRY